The Sorghum bicolor cultivar BTx623 chromosome 6, Sorghum_bicolor_NCBIv3, whole genome shotgun sequence genome contains the following window.
atctgaaattttttcagaactaaacaaggcctaatgtggcagcatatttattgaataaagaggtagaaaaaataagactccaaatcttatttagactccaagtccatattgttcgaggtaataaataactttagactttatgatagagtctgcattatgagtgtcctaaaaagaaaaggcgactcaggccttgtttactttctcaacgaaattttttcgggatactgtagcactttcgtttgtttgtggtaattattgtccaatcatggactaactaggatcaaaagattcgtctcgtaaatttcgaccaaactgtgcaattagtttttaatttcgtttatatttaatacttcatgcatgtgtctaaagatttgatgtgacagagaatcttgaaaagtttttagattttaggtGGAAGTTAACAAGGTCTGACTCTATCacacatggccttgtttagttcccaaaaaattttgcaaaaattttcagattctccgtcacatcgaatctttagacgcatgcatagagtattaaatatagatgaaaataaaaactaattgcacagtttggtcgaaattgatgagacaaatcttttaagcctagttagtctatggttggataatttttgtcaaatacaaacgaaagtcctacagtgtcgattttgcaaaattttttggaactaaacaaggccacagttGTTGGGCGCTGAGTGGGGGATGACGCGTAAAAGTGCGTGCGGGGGCGCTGATTTTGGCATGCACAGCGGGCCAGGCCATACGTGCGGCACTGCTGCGCAGGCGGTGAGTCACGCACAACAATGCAACTGGTGACTCGACACATGGACCACGGCTTTCTCCACACCAATGGGCCCATGACGTCTCTCGCCGCATGATTGGGTGGGGGACCTGACTCTCCGGTGACTCAGCGATGAGTAGTAAAGACGCTGCACAAAAGATAAAGAAAACTGAAGTGTTCAACGCATCTGACGTGGGTGCAAtgattttggccattttggatcTTTTACACTCTGGATAAACATTTGCACTCGCAGGTAGAACTCTCGTTACGCAACTGGGACTTTGCGCAGTTGTTTCCTTGAcatttcaggccttgtttaggcctgttTACTTccgtcaaaaacaaaaaaaacttttcaaaatttcttgtcacgtagaaaatttaaacttatgtatagaacattaaatatatagaaaaataaaaactaattacatagtctgtctgtaatttatgacataactcttttaaatctaaataatttataattagatGATATTTATGACATACAAACGAAACTGCTATAGAGTTCCGAAATTTTTGCAGacaacaactaaacaaggccttagtttcagAAAAATacctaaaaaatttcaaaattcctcGTCGCagcaaatcttacgacacatttATAAAAcattaatatagataaaaaaaataaaaattaaatatatagtttttctgtaatttacaagataaatcttttaaatatagttagtttataattggataatatttatcaaatacaaataaaagtgcacaGAAGAACTGATTATTGCTCACTCAGATCTCCGGAGCGGTGTTCATCTGAAACGAAAACTAGCATCGTTTGCCAAACTTCATGTGGCCAACAATCCCAAACTCCAAAGCACACAAAAAGCACCGTGTGGTGGGTGCGAAAAGTAATCACTGAGATCATATAAAAGCACATACAAAAAACAAGTCAGGAACAAAGATACGTTAGCGATCAAGATTTCATGACTATCATAACATACTGAAGATGCCGCGTAAATTTACAAATCGACGGTGCTCTCGCACACACCCTCAGGCCTCAACCTCTACCCCCACACAACCCAAAAGATCCAACCGGGGGAAACAGAAACAAGGGGAGCAAGCTCAGGTCGATCTGTGCTAATCGCCTTCTTCAGTCATCAGATCCATCCCCTACTCTCCTCTGTCCCGCGCCCAAAACTCGTTGTCAGGCGCAGCGCCGGCCGCCAAACGGCACAACGGGATCTCTTGCAGCTGTAGCTGCTCGAACCAGCACGATCTTCTTTGCTCTGCTTGCTTTTTAACTAGCTGGCCACGTACACGTCCTCCGCCTTGGCGGCCACAGAGGCCCCTCTGCTCCGCTGCGACTGCTGCTGCTTccgccggctgctgctgctgctggcggcCTGCCGCGCGTAGGCCGCGTCGTGGTGCATCGGCTCGTAGCGGCAGTCCTCGCTGCAGAACGGGGTGTCGCCCTTGTACATGAAGATGTCGCTGTTGCAGGTGAGCGGCTTGGAGCAGAGCGCGCACGCGTTCAACGCGGGCAGGCGGGGCTCGCCGATCGGCTCGGTGTCGAAGAAGAAGCCAGCACAGGCGAGCGAGGTGGCCATGGTTGTTGCGCTTCGTTTTGGGTGGTGGCAGGTGGGCGGCGGACGACTCTACAAGACAAGAACTGCAAGGCAGGTCTACAGAGTTCAAAGCTGAGCTCGGCCGGCGGGTAGCGGGGACGCGGGGTATATATGGCGGGTGGATAGGGGCCGGGACGTCTCGGCAGCACCGCCGTTGCCAGGCTGCGGATGCATACGAGCTGAAACGGGAAACGGGCAAACCGCGGTGCGAGATGGCCCATTGATCAGGGAGAGACCGCGCGTCGGACTCGGCCTTCCCAGCCCGCGGTTTTTGGTGGACGGAGTGGTTCGGCTGGCTCTTCTGTCTGGTGGGCCATGATGTGGTGATAGGCTGACTCGGCTTGATATGGCAGCAGCTGTGTCTGTGGCTTGGTGGCCCGCACACCCGGGTCCACCTGTACGAGAACAGGCCAAGGAGGCGGGTCCGCTCACGTATGACGTGGTGGCGGGTTCGGAATCCCAACAAAAGACGAATCGCGCCAAAACAAAAGCGTCTCTGTTTTTATTTACGCACAAGCAAAAACCCTGTGCTATCGTATATTCGTATCAGTATGAGCCTATCACGGTCAGCGCAAGTGAATCCATTGCCCTTATCTGAATTAGAAATACTGTGAGTTTGCTGCGCTTTGTGCAGAAAAATCTGGAGGCAAATATTCTGACGCACTGTGATCGATCGGGATCATATTCTGGAGTTGTATTGATTTGCATTGCATCAAATTAACACTACCGCGATACGGTGCTGGTGCAAACTCCCAAACTTTGGCTTACACTAACCTAACCTAGATATCCTATGAGGCCTGATAATTGGTGCCCCCAGCCTTTTTCCCCCAACACGCGATGTGGGCGCCCCACATTGCCATGCGGCCATGCATGCCCACAAGCACATACTCTGAGGCCTTGTTTCAGATTTTCCATCAAATCAAatatttagacgtatgcattaagtattaaatatagattaaaataaaaactaattgcacagtttggtcggaattgacgatacgaatcttttgaaatctagttagtatataatcagataatatttgacaaatacaaacaaaagtagtattatttctattttgaaaaaaaattggaactaaacaagttggGCACTTGCCCTTGCAAGTTGCAAGCTGCCATCGCTCACACAACTTCAGCATGGGCATTGTCTAGAGGTCTCCTTCCTTGAAGAGAGATTCTTTAGGGAGAGTTGGTGCATGCACGCCACGAGGCACGGCGTCAGGGTCCTGTGTGTGAGCATCCGTTGGGACCAGTGGCAGGTGGCGCTTAACCTATGCGTCCGCGACGAGGTGGTGGTCACACGCAGACGCAGTGGCTGAAAGATGCACATGCACGCGATCTGTGGTTGCGCCGTCGGCACTGAATTTACTACTGTCGCTATGGTATAGCCTTGACAAACTTTGGACAGAATCATCATATACTACACTGATTATAAAACTCATTGTTAAACCACCCCGTATCCGTGTATCGCCAGGTTTCAACTTCGGCGGCTGTGCACGCTTTTGGAGTGGGCACGAGGCACCTCTTGCGAGCGCATGCTCGCAGATCCCATCGGCCAGGCAGCGCGGGGCAGGTTTCGCCCGGGGGAGCAGCATTTCTGGAGATACGCGCCCAGTTTTGTTTATGCTTGCAACTGTGTATACGTGGGTGGCTTCACAGACAAGCATAATCGCATTTGATAATTGGAGGTC
Protein-coding sequences here:
- the LOC8071071 gene encoding uncharacterized protein LOC8071071; translated protein: MATSLACAGFFFDTEPIGEPRLPALNACALCSKPLTCNSDIFMYKGDTPFCSEDCRYEPMHHDAAYARQAASSSSSRRKQQQSQRSRGASVAAKAEDVYVAS